From Pseudomonas fluorescens:
TAGTTCGGAATCGATGGGTGGAAACTGAGTGTTTATCTTCTTGAAAAAAATTTCACACGCGGCGGCGTTTAGGTTTTTGTAGATTTTCGAGGTTTTATCAAAGCGATCAAATACGTCGATTAGAACGTCCTCCCCGTGAATGGATTCTAAGTATCTGATCGTATGTGGCCAGCGTCTACTAATGTGCCTAGAGATGTCTAAATACCTTCTGATGCTTTCAAATGAGAAGTGTTTTTCTTCTGGGGATGTTGGATTTGATAATAAGTTATTAGATTCATATATTTTTGAGAAAAGCATAGTTGTTGAGAGTTTGCAGGTTTCTTTCATTTTTTATTCGCATCCCTAAGCGCATTTTTTATGAGGGATATATTGCTGTTTTCAACTTCTAATGGTGCTCCCTCCATTTCCAATAAGACGTTATGTGTTTTTCGGGTTTTTATTATCGTATTTTTGAAGGTCTCCATGAGTTCATTGTTGAAAGGGTCTGAGTGTTGGTCAAGCCAGACGGGAATACCATTCCATAGCCAAGACTTTACTCCTGAGATGTGTACAGTTTTAATTAGATTCCAGATTTCGTGGGTAGCGCAGGGTAAATCGAACGCTAGGCCTTTAGTTTTGCAGTAGCCCAGATAATGTCCAATATCAAGCGCCATCATGCATTCAGAGCGCCTGCATAGCTCTAGGTAAAATCCCCAAAACTCTATATTTCCAAATTCGCTATAGATTGGCGGGTTTTCTAAGACTATGGGTATTTCGAAGTAGTCATTTATGATTCTGGCATTGTCAGCAGTGGTTTTTAATGTTGTTTTGTTCATGGGTGGATTGGTTTGATGGGCGCCCAAAAAGAGGTTGCCGTTCCTCCATATTCCGATATCTTCCTCTATATAAATGATAGGAAGTGTGGCCAGTGCCTCCTTGAGGCTTTTTAAATCCGCCATGTCAATAACCCCAGAAAAATTGATGTCTACGGGGTGTGCTGACATTGTAAAATCTGCGGATAGGCATGTCTCAACTAACGAATTTTCTATTTTGTCCCATGGGCGTATGCCCAAACTAAAGTGACGAATCGGTGTGTGATGATATATATGGTTGATGTCATTGCGATGCTGAATGAACTGTTTTAGTTTTTCTATGTCGCCGCTAACGCCTATGCGAATTGAACGTTCTTTCATAAAACACCCGTTTGAAGGCTGGTTATAAAGATTTACCTATGAGTTCACCTTTTCTCCCTCCTGAACCAGTTGTCGGTGTTTCTATAATTTTGAGTTTGGGGGAGTTGATTGCATTGTCATTGGCGATAGCTTTATTGATTTTAGTTACATAGTTAATAAAAAAATTCTTACGGTTAATTTCAGTTGTTTTATCTGGGTTGTGACAAAGCCACCATAATACTTGGAATGGCATATGTTTTAAGTGAATATTTAGCAAGGATAAGTAGGCAACTTCGGTAAGTGAAGTGGATGTCCCGACCTTTTCAATGTTTGATGCAATTGCTTGCTCGAGTTGGTTTAGTATGGGTTTTGCAAAGTTGTCTATATAGGCAGTATATATTTTATATACTTCGTGATTTTCAATAAATGCTCTGCTGTTTGGTAGCTGTAACAAGTCAAGCTTTGTACCTATCTTTCTCTCCAAATTTTTTCTTACGGGCGTTTCTGGATACAACATCATAATGTTGAAGTAGTGATCTAAGGATTCG
This genomic window contains:
- a CDS encoding DUF692 family multinuclear iron-containing protein codes for the protein MKERSIRIGVSGDIEKLKQFIQHRNDINHIYHHTPIRHFSLGIRPWDKIENSLVETCLSADFTMSAHPVDINFSGVIDMADLKSLKEALATLPIIYIEEDIGIWRNGNLFLGAHQTNPPMNKTTLKTTADNARIINDYFEIPIVLENPPIYSEFGNIEFWGFYLELCRRSECMMALDIGHYLGYCKTKGLAFDLPCATHEIWNLIKTVHISGVKSWLWNGIPVWLDQHSDPFNNELMETFKNTIIKTRKTHNVLLEMEGAPLEVENSNISLIKNALRDANKK